One genomic region from Kineobactrum salinum encodes:
- a CDS encoding TonB-dependent receptor, whose amino-acid sequence MKDTRQLLLQPRLLALTLSILLGSTGTVALAQNQSARQNVGAIEEVVVSARKRVENLQDIPDSVTAFSADVISDRRLERIDDFFAHTPNVRINNDQDTATNIISIRGVGSNRNQASAVAFSIDGVVLPDSDAFTMDLSDVERLEVLRGPQGALYGKGAIAGAINITTRRPTNEQESELKASTSSGDNWRVFGALSGPLIEDRLLARATVSHRDGNGTIKNALDGRGLDRNRQTRVTGRMLFESSQDLSFDLRAAYTRERGGSTWFSLYDVLGDTGGEITSDIASTRPSQDGPSVTQRKISDLSLAIDYENPWGTLTSITAYNRIDVFFNQDLDTSPFPMVPQAYQTRLTRSVSQELRLTSPGEERLRYIVGGYYQRSERDIDTAADLDLCLFTGSCFSAPNGGFVSSGVLPLVLADNRVTFDQQALFGQLSYDLIETVELTAALRYDSNDARIDDYAANLVAKETFSKLQPKFSLAYVPADSLTLYGTYSEGFKSGNFNPASAGSAFPRVVEGEKSRNYELGAKTTWFDRRLVVNLATFYTEHLNPQIFQLDAATFTQGSLNAEKAEIKGVEVELTARPAAGLDVNAGVGYIDTEIVDFDGSTDAYVGQQLPNAPRFTVNVGAQYQRPLIADVAGRVRLDYHAVGRQSFQDFQNPADPDTYLFQKSYSTLDGQLGLVGNNWSATLFVKNLLDRDYATSAFSRFIFAAGYAQLGKDAVQIDPGRIVGVELSLQL is encoded by the coding sequence ATGAAAGATACCAGGCAATTGTTGCTACAACCGCGTCTGTTGGCGCTGACACTGAGTATACTGTTGGGGAGTACCGGCACAGTCGCCCTGGCCCAGAACCAGAGCGCGCGGCAGAATGTTGGGGCCATAGAGGAGGTTGTGGTCAGTGCGCGCAAACGGGTGGAGAATCTGCAGGATATCCCCGATTCGGTAACGGCATTTTCCGCCGACGTGATCAGCGACCGCAGGCTGGAGCGGATCGATGATTTCTTCGCCCATACGCCCAATGTCCGGATCAACAACGACCAGGATACCGCCACCAATATCATCTCCATTCGCGGCGTCGGCTCCAACCGCAACCAGGCTTCGGCGGTCGCATTTTCCATTGATGGGGTAGTGCTGCCGGATTCGGATGCCTTTACCATGGACTTGAGTGATGTCGAGCGGCTGGAGGTTCTGCGGGGACCCCAGGGCGCGCTGTACGGCAAGGGCGCGATTGCGGGCGCGATCAATATCACTACTCGGCGGCCGACCAATGAACAGGAGTCCGAACTCAAGGCGAGCACCTCCAGCGGTGACAACTGGCGCGTGTTCGGGGCGCTCAGCGGGCCTTTGATTGAGGACCGACTGCTGGCCAGAGCTACGGTTTCGCATCGCGATGGCAATGGCACCATCAAGAATGCACTGGACGGTCGCGGCCTGGACCGCAACCGGCAAACCCGGGTCACCGGCAGGATGCTGTTCGAGTCGAGCCAGGACCTGAGCTTCGATCTGCGCGCCGCCTACACCCGGGAACGGGGCGGTTCCACCTGGTTCAGCCTGTACGATGTACTGGGCGATACCGGCGGCGAGATCACCTCTGACATTGCCAGTACCCGACCGAGCCAGGACGGCCCCTCAGTTACCCAGCGCAAGATCAGCGACCTGTCCCTGGCGATCGACTACGAAAATCCATGGGGGACCCTGACTTCAATTACAGCCTATAACCGCATCGATGTGTTCTTCAATCAGGACCTCGATACCTCGCCCTTTCCGATGGTGCCGCAGGCCTATCAGACGCGCCTTACCCGCAGTGTGAGCCAGGAGTTGCGTTTGACATCGCCCGGTGAGGAGCGTTTGCGCTACATTGTAGGTGGCTACTACCAGCGCTCGGAACGGGACATCGATACCGCGGCGGATCTGGATCTGTGCCTGTTCACGGGCAGCTGTTTCAGCGCTCCCAATGGGGGCTTCGTATCCTCCGGTGTATTGCCGCTGGTGCTGGCGGACAACCGCGTGACCTTCGATCAGCAGGCGCTGTTCGGTCAGCTCAGCTATGACCTGATCGAAACGGTCGAGCTTACCGCCGCGCTGCGCTATGACAGTAACGATGCCCGTATCGACGATTATGCGGCCAATCTGGTGGCCAAGGAGACCTTCTCCAAACTGCAGCCAAAATTCTCGCTGGCCTACGTACCGGCCGACAGCCTGACCCTGTATGGTACCTATTCAGAGGGCTTCAAGAGCGGCAACTTCAACCCGGCCTCGGCGGGCTCCGCCTTTCCCCGCGTGGTGGAAGGCGAGAAGTCGCGCAACTATGAGTTGGGTGCCAAGACGACCTGGTTCGACCGGCGGCTGGTGGTCAATCTGGCGACCTTCTACACCGAACACCTGAATCCGCAGATCTTCCAGCTCGACGCGGCTACCTTTACCCAGGGCTCGCTCAATGCGGAGAAGGCGGAGATCAAGGGGGTTGAGGTAGAACTCACCGCCCGCCCCGCTGCCGGTCTGGATGTGAACGCCGGCGTAGGTTATATCGATACTGAAATCGTGGACTTCGACGGCAGCACCGACGCGTACGTGGGGCAGCAGCTGCCCAACGCACCCCGCTTCACGGTCAACGTGGGCGCGCAATATCAGCGGCCGCTGATCGCCGATGTGGCGGGCAGGGTACGGCTGGACTACCATGCGGTCGGGCGCCAGTCCTTTCAGGATTTCCAGAATCCCGCCGATCCCGATACCTACCTGTTCCAGAAATCCTACAGCACCCTGGACGGCCAACTGGGACTGGTCGGGAACAACTGGAGCGCGACCCTGTTTGTGAAGAACCTGCTGGATCGTGACTATGCCACCTCGGCATTCTCCCGCTTCATTTTTGCCGCCGGCTATGCCCAGCTGGGAAAAGATGCCGTGCAGATCGACCCGGGCCGGATCGTCGGTGTCGAACTGAGCCTCCAGCTGTGA
- a CDS encoding hydroxyacylglutathione hydrolase C-terminal domain-containing protein, which translates to MAVLALRPGTPFDHFHYLVFCSLTREAAIVDPYDVSAVHAAVAANDLRLTTVINTHEHWDHAGRNSEMKAGGTIQIMAPRAAAGTLQPIDRALEDGDRIDIGHSVSLAVLATPGHTMAHISLGGRDGDTPFLISGDTLFAGGAGNCNYGGHAPVLFDTLARKFGPLEGATVLYPGHDYLARNLRFAAHVEPSNPAVEELASQLQATPPGQLYFTTMEQERRINPFLRCSSPGLRQQLARLCPHLPAEANEREVFVALRHYRDQWADQDDHQSVAPQRATTVSQ; encoded by the coding sequence ATGGCGGTATTGGCCCTGCGCCCTGGCACCCCTTTTGATCACTTTCACTACCTGGTTTTCTGTTCACTGACCCGCGAAGCCGCCATTGTCGACCCCTATGACGTGTCGGCAGTCCACGCGGCGGTAGCGGCCAACGACCTGCGGCTGACCACCGTGATCAATACTCACGAACACTGGGACCACGCCGGCCGCAACAGCGAGATGAAGGCCGGGGGAACAATACAGATCATGGCTCCCCGCGCTGCGGCGGGCACGCTCCAGCCCATTGATCGCGCGCTTGAAGACGGCGATCGGATCGACATAGGCCACAGCGTCTCACTTGCGGTACTGGCGACACCGGGCCACACCATGGCCCATATCAGCCTCGGTGGCCGCGATGGAGACACTCCCTTCCTGATCTCCGGTGATACCCTGTTCGCAGGCGGCGCCGGCAACTGCAACTACGGCGGCCATGCCCCCGTGCTGTTCGACACGCTGGCGCGGAAATTCGGACCGCTGGAGGGTGCTACTGTGCTCTATCCAGGGCACGACTATCTCGCACGCAACCTGCGGTTTGCCGCCCATGTCGAGCCCTCGAATCCGGCAGTAGAGGAGCTGGCCAGTCAGTTGCAAGCCACTCCTCCCGGCCAGCTGTACTTTACCACCATGGAGCAGGAGCGGCGGATCAATCCCTTCCTGCGCTGCTCCAGCCCCGGACTGCGCCAGCAGCTCGCCCGTTTGTGCCCGCACTTGCCCGCCGAGGCGAACGAGCGCGAAGTTTTTGTTGCGCTGCGTCACTACCGTGACCAGTGGGCAGACCAGGACGACCATCAAAGCGTCGCACCCCAACGCGCAACCACCGTAAGTCAATAG
- a CDS encoding Lrp/AsnC family transcriptional regulator: MAISKKAARGQGKEGRGTTVVADTPLTVDTSHELNAQIIRLLQQDGRMPYSTIAAAIGTSEGTVRKRVRQLIDDNIISIQAEALPEAFGYAFNAMTFIKVGKGAEIDPLIARLNAIPEVFYLIMTLGRFDVGVATYHRSHEDFRAFLATHCYGQSDIGEIETSMVLKVHKMRLQWDLRDSTVREALGGRGKAS, from the coding sequence ATGGCTATCAGCAAGAAAGCTGCACGAGGCCAAGGAAAGGAGGGTAGAGGCACCACAGTGGTAGCGGACACGCCGCTGACGGTGGATACTTCGCATGAGCTGAACGCCCAGATCATTCGCCTGCTACAACAGGACGGGCGCATGCCCTACTCCACTATCGCCGCAGCCATCGGCACCTCGGAAGGTACTGTGCGCAAGCGAGTGCGCCAGCTCATCGATGACAACATCATCAGCATACAGGCGGAGGCACTGCCCGAGGCGTTCGGCTACGCCTTCAACGCGATGACCTTCATCAAGGTGGGCAAGGGCGCGGAAATCGACCCGTTGATCGCCAGGCTGAACGCAATCCCCGAGGTCTTCTACCTCATCATGACCCTGGGCCGGTTTGATGTAGGGGTGGCGACCTATCATCGCTCCCACGAAGACTTTCGCGCCTTTCTGGCCACGCACTGCTACGGTCAGTCGGATATCGGCGAAATCGAAACCAGCATGGTATTGAAAGTCCATAAAATGCGGCTGCAGTGGGACCTGCGCGACAGCACTGTCCGCGAGGCCCTGGGGGGCAGAGGCAAGGCCTCGTGA
- a CDS encoding S46 family peptidase, producing MRILSLFLTLVLTPALALAAEGMWTLDNLPRNALQKNFGFEPEPDWVRQVQRASVRLAAGCSGSFVSPEGLVLTNHHCLWTCIEQLSSADENLLQDGFYAAGREAERQCPNVELNQLMATSDVTAEVSSVPAGDARRAAMSRIEQACVDGDDSVRCDVVTLYHGGRYHLYRYKRYDDVRLVWSPELKASFFGGDPDNFNFPRYVLDASFLRAYENGTPAATPDHFNWNAAGAEEEELVFVTGHPGTTQRLLTVAQLQLRRDLTLLDRLLYVAELRGMLNQYASRGDEQARYAQSEILRIENTYKVLRGQLQALQDPAVFAFKQREEQALRDWVQAAPARIAEYGQAWDRIAQAQEQYRAMHQRYAMIEGGRGFQSRLFSLARALVRAGTERTLPSEERMREYRETALQSLERSVLSPAPIYSEYEEQKLAWSLTKLREVLGTDDPFVQQVFAEYGPETLARKLVRDTRLFDVDYRRSLWEGGAEAVAAADDPMIQLARRIDGEARALYERYENEVETVETENQQLIARVLFELEGTDTYPDATLTLRLSYGQVRGWREGEREIPPFTELAGAYRRHTGNPPYALSERWLAEKDALNLQQRMNMVTTHDIIGGNSGSPMINRDAEVVGLIFDGNIHSLGGAYWYDERLNRAVSVHAGFIAEALRSVYNADALLEELGLQRRSH from the coding sequence ATGAGAATACTGTCGTTGTTTCTAACCCTTGTCCTCACCCCTGCCCTGGCACTTGCCGCCGAGGGGATGTGGACGCTTGACAACCTGCCCCGCAACGCACTGCAAAAGAATTTCGGGTTTGAGCCGGAACCGGATTGGGTTCGGCAGGTACAGCGCGCATCGGTCCGCCTCGCAGCCGGCTGTTCCGGCTCCTTTGTATCGCCCGAGGGCCTGGTGCTCACCAACCACCATTGCCTGTGGACCTGCATCGAGCAACTGTCCAGTGCCGATGAAAATCTGCTCCAGGACGGTTTTTACGCCGCCGGCCGCGAGGCCGAGCGGCAGTGTCCCAACGTCGAGCTCAACCAGTTGATGGCAACCAGCGATGTCACCGCGGAAGTCTCCAGCGTCCCCGCGGGCGATGCGCGCCGGGCCGCAATGAGCCGCATTGAGCAGGCCTGCGTGGACGGCGACGACAGCGTGCGCTGCGATGTGGTCACCCTCTACCACGGCGGTCGCTACCACCTGTACCGCTACAAGCGCTACGACGATGTGCGCCTGGTCTGGTCGCCCGAATTGAAGGCATCCTTTTTTGGCGGCGATCCGGACAACTTCAATTTCCCCCGCTACGTCCTCGATGCTTCGTTTCTACGGGCCTATGAAAACGGTACGCCGGCCGCCACACCGGACCATTTCAACTGGAATGCGGCGGGCGCCGAGGAGGAGGAGCTGGTGTTCGTGACTGGACACCCCGGCACCACCCAGCGCCTGCTGACGGTGGCACAACTGCAGCTGCGACGGGACCTTACCCTGCTGGACCGGCTGCTCTACGTCGCCGAACTGCGCGGCATGTTGAACCAGTATGCGTCGCGGGGTGATGAGCAGGCACGCTATGCACAGAGCGAAATCCTGCGTATCGAAAACACCTACAAGGTGCTCAGAGGCCAGTTGCAGGCGCTGCAGGATCCGGCCGTATTCGCGTTCAAGCAGCGCGAGGAACAGGCTCTGCGCGACTGGGTACAGGCAGCGCCGGCACGCATTGCCGAATACGGCCAGGCCTGGGACAGAATCGCCCAGGCGCAGGAGCAGTACCGCGCGATGCATCAGCGCTATGCGATGATAGAGGGCGGACGGGGATTCCAGAGCCGCCTGTTCTCGCTGGCGCGCGCCCTGGTCCGCGCGGGCACCGAGCGCACCCTGCCCAGTGAAGAGCGCATGCGTGAATATCGCGAGACCGCGCTGCAGTCGCTGGAACGCTCGGTACTGTCACCCGCCCCCATTTACAGCGAATACGAAGAACAGAAGCTGGCCTGGTCCCTTACCAAGCTGCGCGAGGTACTCGGTACCGATGATCCCTTCGTACAACAGGTGTTCGCCGAATACGGCCCGGAGACCCTGGCGCGGAAACTGGTACGCGACACCCGCCTGTTTGACGTCGACTACCGGCGCAGTCTCTGGGAGGGCGGTGCCGAAGCCGTCGCCGCCGCGGACGATCCGATGATCCAGCTGGCCAGGCGCATCGACGGTGAGGCACGGGCACTCTACGAACGCTACGAGAACGAAGTGGAGACCGTTGAAACCGAAAACCAGCAACTGATTGCGCGGGTGTTGTTCGAGCTGGAAGGTACCGACACCTACCCGGATGCCACCCTGACCCTGCGCCTGTCCTACGGCCAGGTGCGGGGCTGGCGCGAGGGCGAACGCGAGATTCCGCCGTTTACCGAGCTGGCGGGCGCCTACCGCCGCCATACCGGGAACCCGCCCTATGCCTTGTCCGAGCGCTGGCTGGCGGAGAAGGATGCGCTGAACCTGCAGCAACGGATGAACATGGTCACCACCCACGATATCATCGGCGGCAATTCCGGCAGCCCGATGATCAACCGCGACGCGGAGG
- a CDS encoding SRPBCC family protein, with protein sequence MITIEKASRFAAPASRLWRLLATHEGQRRSEQGFVSAIEFEGEGQGMVRTMYTDGHLGAGYVKEKLVLFDPEAMEMTFEIIDTGDIVPFAGYRGSVKVIPAGGDACVLLACSTFVPVDVDEAQARAVSEANYALFFDNLHAALASGDW encoded by the coding sequence GTGATTACGATCGAAAAAGCCTCACGCTTTGCCGCGCCGGCATCACGGTTGTGGCGCCTGCTGGCCACGCATGAAGGACAGCGCCGCTCCGAACAGGGCTTCGTATCGGCGATCGAGTTTGAAGGGGAGGGTCAGGGCATGGTGCGCACCATGTATACGGACGGCCACCTGGGCGCGGGCTACGTGAAGGAAAAGCTGGTGCTCTTCGATCCCGAGGCGATGGAGATGACCTTTGAGATCATCGATACCGGCGATATCGTGCCATTTGCGGGCTATCGCGGTTCCGTCAAGGTCATCCCTGCAGGCGGCGATGCCTGTGTACTGCTCGCATGCTCAACCTTTGTGCCCGTCGATGTCGACGAGGCCCAGGCGCGAGCCGTATCGGAGGCAAACTACGCACTCTTTTTCGACAACCTGCACGCGGCACTCGCCTCGGGAGACTGGTGA
- a CDS encoding aromatic ring-hydroxylating oxygenase subunit alpha gives MSELAPRRSLTPPPEGEGGLFSQTWFPVCRSDEVLAGVVNGFDFLGGRVIVVRNASGEASVLSAYCPHLGADLCTGEMVGDEVRCPFHYWRYDSGGRCVATGSGDPVPANARLFAFPTVERFGCVFAFNGEEPLFDLPGFPDAPRNLIWKTGEYEVEMPVDPWVICCNTPDMQHIQVVHGITFDNGLPHDDVEWTDHSMVYRFSGTSRDGVAVRFHVGIYGTNLYWQDGYFDGRWFGFFAPMGLPRPGSNRLYFAVGVEDDGSDPAAASSFLDAMYALEAAVATEDLPIVERARFKPGTLTRSDKTLGRFFQYLRNYPRAHPAAGFIN, from the coding sequence ATGAGTGAGTTGGCACCCCGCCGATCACTGACCCCGCCCCCTGAAGGCGAGGGCGGACTGTTCAGTCAGACCTGGTTTCCCGTGTGCCGATCTGACGAGGTGCTGGCAGGTGTGGTAAATGGGTTTGATTTTCTCGGCGGCCGGGTAATTGTCGTGCGCAATGCCAGTGGTGAAGCGAGCGTACTCAGTGCCTACTGCCCCCATCTGGGTGCTGACTTGTGTACCGGCGAGATGGTGGGGGACGAGGTGCGCTGTCCCTTCCACTACTGGCGTTACGATAGCGGCGGTCGCTGTGTGGCGACGGGCTCGGGTGACCCGGTGCCCGCCAATGCCCGGCTGTTCGCTTTTCCCACAGTGGAGCGCTTCGGCTGCGTGTTCGCATTCAATGGCGAGGAGCCGTTGTTTGATCTGCCCGGTTTTCCCGATGCTCCCAGGAACCTGATCTGGAAGACGGGGGAGTACGAGGTGGAAATGCCGGTGGACCCCTGGGTGATCTGCTGCAATACACCGGACATGCAGCATATCCAGGTCGTTCACGGTATCACCTTCGACAATGGCCTGCCCCACGACGATGTGGAGTGGACCGATCACTCCATGGTCTACCGGTTTTCGGGCACCAGTCGCGACGGAGTGGCGGTACGGTTTCATGTCGGTATTTATGGTACCAATCTGTACTGGCAGGACGGCTACTTTGACGGTCGCTGGTTCGGATTTTTCGCCCCCATGGGGCTGCCGCGTCCCGGCAGTAACCGGCTCTATTTTGCGGTTGGAGTGGAGGACGATGGCAGCGATCCCGCAGCCGCCAGCAGCTTCCTGGATGCCATGTATGCACTGGAGGCGGCTGTGGCCACGGAGGATCTGCCCATCGTCGAGCGCGCCCGTTTCAAGCCGGGCACACTGACGCGCAGCGACAAGACGCTGGGTCGTTTCTTTCAGTATCTACGCAACTATCCGCGCGCGCATCCCGCCGCCGGGTTTATCAACTGA
- a CDS encoding RidA family protein: MSTRRSFHLRPEAEKAFGYAQAVRQGDQLHIAGSLSVDEAFQPLYPGQMAAQLREVYATLGRTLEAFDAGFANVVSERIYVTDMDAFLAANSVRLEIYPASGLPATTAVEVRRLAFVECMVEVELVALL; this comes from the coding sequence GTGAGCACCCGGCGGAGTTTCCATCTGCGACCGGAGGCCGAAAAGGCCTTCGGCTATGCCCAGGCCGTGCGGCAGGGAGACCAGCTGCACATTGCAGGCTCGCTGAGTGTGGACGAAGCGTTCCAGCCCTTGTATCCGGGACAGATGGCGGCGCAGTTGCGGGAGGTCTACGCCACTCTCGGCCGCACCCTGGAGGCGTTTGACGCGGGGTTCGCCAACGTGGTGTCAGAGCGCATTTATGTGACCGACATGGATGCCTTCCTGGCCGCCAACAGTGTTCGCCTGGAGATCTACCCGGCGAGCGGCCTGCCCGCCACCACGGCGGTGGAGGTGCGCCGCCTCGCCTTTGTCGAGTGTATGGTGGAGGTTGAACTCGTCGCACTGCTGTGA